The following proteins are encoded in a genomic region of Sorangiineae bacterium MSr12523:
- a CDS encoding protein kinase, whose product MMSAGRETDSDDSEQGSATFGKYQLFAKLGSGGMAEVFLAVARGPMGFNKLTVIKRLRASVSEQGHVVDMFLNEARLAARLAHPNIVHTYEVGEHEGTYFIAMEYLEGQSLNRVAHANEIHHQISSVMWARIIADALSGLHNAHELRDYDGTPFDLVHRDISPQNIFLTYTGETKIVDFGIAKAVNTEQTEAGVLKGKVRYMAPEQALGRVDRRSDLFSMGIVLWEMLAQRRLFEEQPAKILTDLVRRDPVMRLSSVCPDIDPMLDGIVAKALEKDASKRYQTAAEMREALEAYIRRTGEVIREVTIERAMMAMFQERKEAIAKQVYTFMAAVLPPDGDISSVATAHSETDMGSPGTHSQFKRQSGVTRLHDGTPRTPVQEVTTMTDAGSKSSVEISVSRGFRAALVTIGLLLAACVGLLIVLVGGREMLRTNNVVHEAPSPPPQVQPAAQAKVIVPVSLTTDPAGAIVDWNGSPVGRTPARIDLPPGRQTLIVTKDGYVPATLVVDLEAGASDVTRQLTLVPTAKPAPVVNNPAPVRARSAARQPANSGQVTASATAPPPPSATQIPSSKVKVLEDDDPKTKVLE is encoded by the coding sequence ATGATGAGTGCAGGGAGGGAAACGGACTCCGACGACTCGGAGCAGGGGTCCGCTACATTCGGAAAGTATCAGCTCTTTGCGAAGCTCGGCAGCGGCGGGATGGCGGAAGTTTTTCTCGCGGTGGCCCGCGGCCCGATGGGATTCAACAAGCTCACGGTCATCAAGCGACTGCGCGCATCGGTCTCCGAACAAGGCCACGTGGTGGACATGTTTCTGAACGAGGCGCGCCTGGCGGCGCGGCTCGCGCATCCGAACATCGTTCACACGTACGAGGTCGGAGAGCACGAGGGAACGTACTTCATCGCGATGGAGTACCTCGAGGGACAGTCGCTCAATCGGGTGGCCCACGCCAATGAGATCCATCACCAAATTTCGTCCGTGATGTGGGCGCGCATCATCGCCGATGCGCTGAGCGGCCTTCACAATGCGCACGAGCTGCGCGATTACGACGGCACGCCATTCGATCTGGTTCACCGGGACATCTCGCCGCAGAATATTTTTCTCACGTACACGGGCGAGACGAAGATCGTCGACTTCGGCATTGCGAAGGCGGTCAATACCGAACAGACGGAGGCCGGTGTCCTCAAGGGCAAGGTCCGATACATGGCGCCCGAGCAAGCCCTGGGCAGGGTGGATCGGCGCTCGGACCTCTTCTCCATGGGCATCGTGCTCTGGGAGATGCTCGCCCAACGGCGGCTCTTCGAGGAGCAGCCGGCGAAGATTTTGACGGACCTGGTGCGGCGCGACCCGGTGATGCGTCTTTCGTCCGTGTGCCCCGACATCGATCCCATGTTGGACGGGATCGTAGCCAAGGCCTTGGAGAAAGATGCGTCCAAGCGATATCAAACCGCGGCGGAGATGCGGGAAGCGCTGGAGGCGTACATCCGGCGTACGGGGGAAGTCATCCGCGAGGTGACCATCGAGCGCGCCATGATGGCGATGTTCCAAGAGCGCAAGGAGGCGATCGCCAAGCAGGTGTACACCTTCATGGCGGCGGTGTTGCCACCCGACGGAGATATCTCGTCGGTGGCCACGGCGCACTCGGAGACGGACATGGGTTCGCCCGGGACGCACTCGCAATTCAAGCGGCAGTCGGGGGTAACCCGCCTGCACGACGGCACCCCGCGCACGCCCGTGCAAGAGGTGACCACGATGACGGATGCCGGGTCGAAAAGCTCGGTGGAGATCTCCGTGTCGCGAGGCTTTCGCGCGGCGCTGGTCACCATCGGCCTTTTGCTCGCGGCATGTGTGGGGCTTCTGATCGTGTTGGTCGGCGGGCGCGAGATGCTGCGAACCAACAACGTGGTGCACGAGGCTCCGTCACCGCCACCGCAAGTGCAACCTGCAGCGCAGGCGAAAGTGATTGTCCCGGTTTCGCTGACCACGGACCCAGCCGGTGCCATCGTCGATTGGAATGGTTCACCCGTGGGTCGCACACCTGCGCGCATCGACCTGCCACCGGGCCGGCAGACCTTGATCGTGACGAAGGACGGATACGTTCCGGCGACCCTGGTGGTCGATCTGGAGGCGGGAGCATCGGATGTCACGCGGCAACTTACCTTGGTCCCCACGGCGAAGCCTGCACCGGTGGTGAACAATCCAGCGCCCGTGCGCGCCCGAAGTGCTGCGCGTCAGCCGGCAAACTCGGGGCAGGTGACGGCTTCGGCGACGGCACCGCCCCCGCCCAGCGCGACGCAAATTCCAAGCAGCAAGGTGAAGGTTCTCGAGGACGACGATCCGAAAACCAAAGTGCTCGAATAG